The DNA segment GGGAACGACGACGACGGGGCATCGCGCGTGAGTGACCATGGACTGACTCGTCGATCCGAGCAGCATGCCCGCGAATCCGCCCCTTCCCCTGCTTCCCACGACGAGCAGCCGCGCCGTCTCGCTACGCGCCAGCAGAGTGCGCACCGGCTTGCCGCGCTCGGCGACCACCTCGACGGGGATACCGGGAAAGCGCCGCTCGCACAGCGCCACGTCGGCTTCCAGTTCGGCTTTGACCCGCGCCGCCACGTCCTTGTCCTCGCCGGACGCCGAGTCCGGCACGTTCGGCGAGGTATGCGTCCAGGTATGAACCAGCACCAGGCTGGTTTCCCGCAATCCGGCTTCCCTCGCGGCGAAGGCCACGGCTGCCGTACTCGTCGTCGAGCCGTCGACGCCGACCACCACCGGGCCCGACTCGACCGGCCTTTCGTGCCGCTTCCTGCCCCTGACCACGGCGACCGGACAGTGTGCGTGCGAGGCCAGCGCGATGGCGACGGAGCCCGTCACCACTTCCGCGAACCCGCCGAGCCCCCGGGAGCCGACAACGAGCAGTCCGGCGGTCTCCGAGTACCTCACCAGAGTGGCGACGGTACCGCCCTCGAAGAGATCGATGATCACGTCGACGCCCTCGACAGCCGCCTTGGCCTCCTGTTCGGCCTTCTCCAGCGCTTGTCTTCCCCGTTCTCGCGCCTTGTCGCGCAGTGGCGCGGCCGCCGCGAGGAAGCCGGGAAACGCCGAAGGCGGCATCGAATAGGCATGTACCAGGCGTAATCGCCAGTCCCGACCGCGTGCTTCCGCCGCCGCCCACACCGCCGCGTCGACCGACGACGCTGAACCGTCGACACCGGCTACGACCTCGACCGTCTCGTTCATGACTCAACCTCCCGCCTACGCATCGTGCAACTCTCGGCTCGACCTCGCGAATCGAGCGGCGACGACGCGCACCCAATGAACCGGCTGGGCTCACTGCCAGGGCGGCGGAGTGTCGGTGAGGAACGGGTTACGTGTGTCGAGCAGCGCGGGATCACGCAGGTTGATGCAGTGCAAACCGTTCCAGCGCCGGAACCCGATGCTTTCGAGCAGCAATTCGACCCTGAGGCTCGCGAGTTCGGCCGTGAACGGATCGAGCGGGTCCGGCCGTTCGGGGAAACCGGATGCGGCCGGCCTGCACACGGCGAGCTGCGCCGTCCTGCTCAAGGTGCGCAGAGTCGCCGCGAGCAGCGCGCCGCCGAGACCTTTTCCCCGCCACGCCGATTCGAGGTTGATGTCGCGAACGATGATCATGCGGACGGGCTCGGCGCTCAGCCCCAGCAGTTCGCGCAGCCCGGAGACGAGCCTGCCCGTTGGGCACAGCGCCGTCTCCGCGATGGAGAGCAGAAGCGGATCCTCGGTGGTGAGAGCGTCGAGAAGGTTGCGGTCGGGGGAAAGGTCGGCGATGTCGAGCAGGATGTCGGCGACGTGCCTGCCTGGGAGATCGACCGAAGCGCTCCAGTGCTCCGGCACATGGTCCTCGTCGTCGACCCGCCACCAGAGCCGGTTGTGATTGAGTTGTAATCGCAAGTCCAGCGGTCCGTCAGGTGTGCCCATGACCATCACTTCCGCCCAAGATCTTCGGTGTCTCCTCGCCCCCGCCCTGCGACAATCCGGATCTCCCGGCACCCGGCGCCCCGCACGGCCGCGACGGGCAAGGACCGCGGCCTTCCATGGTCCGTATCCGGCAAACTCGGCGAAAATATCCACAATGGACTGTGGATGAGCGAATGGCCACCCTCCCGATGGCGTCTTCGCCTTGACCGACAGCGTTTCAGTGTATGAAACATCGAGGCCGAGCTTGCTTTTCTCAATATAGAGTTCAGGGGGCCATCTGGCTAGGTTCAGTTCTTGCCGGACCCGGCACGAACCATGCCGTTCACCGCGTCGATGAACAACGTGAAGGCACGGTCGACGCGGTCGTGGTCGCCGGTCGCGAGAAGTTCGAGCTGTAGTCCTCGCGCCTGCGCGACGATCATCGAAGCCACGGCGGGCACCCGCTCGGCTGGGCAACCGTCGGCCACGACG comes from the Prauserella marina genome and includes:
- a CDS encoding universal stress protein, with the translated sequence MNETVEVVAGVDGSASSVDAAVWAAAEARGRDWRLRLVHAYSMPPSAFPGFLAAAAPLRDKARERGRQALEKAEQEAKAAVEGVDVIIDLFEGGTVATLVRYSETAGLLVVGSRGLGGFAEVVTGSVAIALASHAHCPVAVVRGRKRHERPVESGPVVVGVDGSTTSTAAVAFAAREAGLRETSLVLVHTWTHTSPNVPDSASGEDKDVAARVKAELEADVALCERRFPGIPVEVVAERGKPVRTLLARSETARLLVVGSRGRGGFAGMLLGSTSQSMVTHARCPVVVVPDEVTETPE